The Deinococcus cellulosilyticus NBRC 106333 = KACC 11606 DNA window ACACCTGTTGCTGCTCAGGAACAGCAACCCCATCCACCAGCAACTGATAGGTGAACCCATCCTGCAGGGCAGGCTGTTCTGCATTGACGGGAATCACTGCCACACCTTCATCAGGGGTGAGGTTCTTCAGGGTCAGGGTCACCTGCCCGTTCTGAAAATCCTGTGGGCGAAAAACATGCTGTTCATAATGCACCTCTGGAGGCAGGGTCTGAACTGGGGACTGGCAGCCTGTCAGGGTCAAAAGCAGGGCCGCAGCCAGAACCGGAACTGGTTTTTTCATGCTTCCTCCGTGGGCTCTGCCTGCCAGTGTACTGCTTTTCTCTTGAGTCGCCCCAAAACAAAACAGCACCTCCGAAAAGGTGCTGTCATTCATCTCTGGGGGTTTATTGAACCAGTTCCTGCTCGCTGAAGATGCCTTCAAAGAGGATGCTGGAAAGGTAACGTTCGCCGGAATCGGGAAGCACCACCACGATCATCTTGTCTTTGAATTCAGGCTGCTCGGAGACACGCACCGCAGCAGCAACCGCAGCACCGCAGGAAATGCCACCCATGATGCCTTCTTGCTGCATCAGGCGACGGGCCGTATCGATGGCTTCCTGGTCGGTGACGGTTTCCACACGGTCCACCAGGCTGAGGTCCAGGTTCTTGGGGATGAAGCCTGCACCAATGCCCTGAATCTTGTGGGGGCTGGGTTTGGGGTCTTCCCCGTTCAGGGTCTGGGTGATCACCGGACTGTTGACGGGCTCCACAGCCACCGTGGTGATGGCCTTGCCCTGGGTTTTCTTGATGTAACGGCTCACCCCGGTGATGGTGCCTCCGGTGCCCACACCGCCCACAAAGACATCAATTTTGCCTTCGGTGTCTTCCCAGATTTCTGGACCGGTGGTTTTTTCGTGGATGGCAGGGTTGGCAGGGTTCTCGAACTGCTGGAGCAGGAGGTATCTGGAGGGATCGCTGTCCACAATTTCCTGGGCTTTTGCGATGGCACCCTTCATGCCCTTGGCGGGCTCGGTGAGCACCAGTTCAGCCCCCAGGGCCTTGAGGACCTTGCGGCGTTCCAGACTCATGCTGGCAGGCATGGTCAGGATGATCGGGTAGCCACGGGCAGCCGCCACAAAGGCCAGCCCAATGCCGGTGTTGCCACTGGTGGGTTCGACCAGGGTCATGCCAGGCTTGAGCACCCCGCGCTCTTCAGCATCCCAGATCATGTTTGCGCCAATGCGGCACTTCACGCTTCCGGCAGGGTTGCGTGACTCGAGCTTGGCATAGATGTTTCCGTTGCCGATGCGCTTGAGGCGCACCAGGGGGGTGTGCCCGATGGTCTGGGAATTGTCTTCGTAAATGTTCACTTGATCCTCCTTGGTGGGACACTTGAGCCGGATTTGGGTTGATCTGCAAGAACCTGAGGGATTCAGATGTGGATGTCGAACTCGTGGTTCATTTCGAGCGCAGGGGTGAATTTGACGTTGCGGGCCATCACCTTGGCAGGCACTCCCGCCACGGTGGTGTGGGCATGGACGGGTTTGAGCACCACACTGCCAGCAGCAACCTTGGCGTCCTTGCCAATTTCGATGTTGCCCAGCACCGTGGCTCCTGCCCCGATCAGCACGCCTGAACGGATTTTCGGGTGGCGGTCACAGCACTGTTTGCCTGTTCCCCCAAGTGTGACCCCATGGAGCATCGAAACATTGTCGTCCACGACTGCCGTTTCACCAATGACCACCCCGGTGGCGTGGTCCATCAGGATGCCCTGACCCAGGTGTGCTGCAGGGTGAATGTCCACTGCAAAACGCAGTGACATCTGGCTCTGCAGGAAAAGTGCAAAGGCCTGCCTGCCTGTGGTCCAGAGTCGGTGGGCAATGCGGTGCGTCTGAAGGGCGTGGAACCCTTTGAAGAACAGAAATGGCGTCAGCAGGTCTTTCACTGCAGGGTCGCGCTCACGGATGGCTTGCAGATCGGCAACCACACCCCCGAGCACCTCGGGATCTGAAAGCACCTGCACAAATTCGGCCCGGAGGTCCTCAGCACACACCTCTTCCGTGCTGAGTTTTCCTGAAAGCAAGACACTGAGGCCTTCTGCCAGGTTTTCACTGGTCAGAAATACAGATTTCAGCAACCTTCCAAGCACCTTTTCGGATTCAGAGAGTTGCTGTGCGGCGTGCTGAAGTTCGGACCACAGGGTTCTGGCCTGCACGCTGTTGTGAAGAAGGGTTGCCACGCTCATAGTATACAAATGCTATCAATTGTGTGGGAGACCAATTGACTAGCTGATCGCAATTCACGCCTTTTCATGAAGATCAGGATACACCTTCTGAAGGCAAGTCTGGATCAAAAAAATGATCGAAGAGATCAGCAGTCAGGGATCAATCCTGATCCAGACCTCTGGTGTGCCCCTCTGGTTCGAGTTCCTCCACAGCTTCACGCACCGGACGAATCCACAGGCCGTCTTTCTGGAATTCAACATGCACAACTCTTGAATGTCCCAGAGCTCTGCCTGCTTCCTCAGGCAGTTGCAGCACCCACCCCTCAGGATGGCGTTTCAGGACCCCTTTCATGGCATCAACCTCAGCACCAGATCACCTCTGGACCCAACATACCTCTGCAATGTCAGTCCAGGACCATGAAAAAATACCGGACCTTTTGGTCCGGTGTCATGTTCAGTGGGTTGGTGGCCGTTCGTTCGGCAATACAGCATGCAATGGTCCCTGAGCCCCCTGTTTCAGAAAGGCGGATTCACAAAAAGCTGGGTGAACTTGGAGATGGTCGCAAGCGTCAGAAAGGACACGCTGAAGATGGTGAACATGCTCATCATGCGCCGAACCCCAAGGCCATAACTGGGGTTGTTGACATAAGCCTGGTGGTGCTTCTGCCAGCGGGCAAATTTCAGTTTTCCATCATTGCTGACACATTTCTGGGTGAAAGACAGACCAGACCAGGTGGTGAAGCCCTGCTCACTGATCTGGGCAATGGTGTCTTTGCGGAAGAAAGGCTGAGGATTGGAAAGGCTGGGATAGACAATCACCACGTCGCCCACCTTGTACTTGCTGCTGGTTTTCACGAACTCCTGTAACATTGCACTTTCCAGAATACTATGCATTCTTCAGTTTCGGCACAGTTTCGTTCAAGCATTAAGGTTGTAAGGAAAATGTTGTCTTTACATGGAGATGTTTAATTTTCTCATGAGACTTCGAGGTTCTTCATTTATGCCATTTCCCATCGGCGATCATGCGGCCATGACAATGAAAGGAGGGATAGATTTATCATGAGGATCTTTATTTTTATGCCGTTTTTTATGGTGCCTCTTGAACCATACAGTTCAAGAAACCCACAATCAATTTGCAACCCAAAGGAGACAGTGCTGCACAGCCCTGTTCTGCCCCCTGTCGAACGCTCTCCTTCTGTGAGAAGTGACCAGGGGTTTTCCCTTTGTATGGAAATCCTGGGTCAATTCGACAGGATTTCCTACTGTCCTGAAGGCCTGTTTCCCCAGAAACTGTCAATGGAGCATCTGGTTTCGAAACCCTGAGAAGCCTCTTTCCCTTGCAGAGGTGAAGAAAATACGCTGTACTGGTAAACTGAAGACAAAACAGTACAGTCCGCTCTGCTTCGCATTCAGCCGTCTCTCGATTTTCAGTGATCTCAGGAGGGTGAGCATGACGAACACCGCAGCCAAAACCAAGAGCACACCCCGGCAGGGCGTGCAAGCTGCTCGAGCCAGAACCGCCATCTGGTTTCTGGTTCCAGCCCTGATCGCCATCGTTCTGGTGGCAGGCTATCCGCTGTACAAAACATTTTATTT harbors:
- the cysK gene encoding cysteine synthase A; the protein is MNIYEDNSQTIGHTPLVRLKRIGNGNIYAKLESRNPAGSVKCRIGANMIWDAEERGVLKPGMTLVEPTSGNTGIGLAFVAAARGYPIILTMPASMSLERRKVLKALGAELVLTEPAKGMKGAIAKAQEIVDSDPSRYLLLQQFENPANPAIHEKTTGPEIWEDTEGKIDVFVGGVGTGGTITGVSRYIKKTQGKAITTVAVEPVNSPVITQTLNGEDPKPSPHKIQGIGAGFIPKNLDLSLVDRVETVTDQEAIDTARRLMQQEGIMGGISCGAAVAAAVRVSEQPEFKDKMIVVVLPDSGERYLSSILFEGIFSEQELVQ
- the cysE gene encoding serine O-acetyltransferase; translation: MATLLHNSVQARTLWSELQHAAQQLSESEKVLGRLLKSVFLTSENLAEGLSVLLSGKLSTEEVCAEDLRAEFVQVLSDPEVLGGVVADLQAIRERDPAVKDLLTPFLFFKGFHALQTHRIAHRLWTTGRQAFALFLQSQMSLRFAVDIHPAAHLGQGILMDHATGVVIGETAVVDDNVSMLHGVTLGGTGKQCCDRHPKIRSGVLIGAGATVLGNIEIGKDAKVAAGSVVLKPVHAHTTVAGVPAKVMARNVKFTPALEMNHEFDIHI